A portion of the Meriones unguiculatus strain TT.TT164.6M chromosome 14, Bangor_MerUng_6.1, whole genome shotgun sequence genome contains these proteins:
- the Dbx1 gene encoding homeobox protein DBX1, which produces MMFPGLLAPPAGYPSLLRPTPTLTLPQSLQSAFSGHSSFLVEDLIRISRPTAYLPRSVPAAGLSPPRRDAPTALADSGTSNLGSPGAGGRRGSSPQTALSPAGEPAFLKFGVNAILASTPRRETSPALLQSPPPKTFAFPYFDGSFQPFLRSSYFPASSSVVPIPGTFSWPLAARGKPRRGMLRRAVFSDVQRKALEKTFQKQKYISKPDRKKLAAKLGLKDSQVKIWFQNRRMKWRNSKERELLSSGGCREQTLPTKLNPHPDLSDVGQKGHGDEEEDSPGPCLAFHEPPDPRHLLEGPLPASPSHSSSPGKPSDFSDSDEDEEAEEDEEITVS; this is translated from the exons ATGATGTTTCCCGGCCTCCTCGCGCCCCCCGCGGGCTATCCCAGCCTCCTGAGGCCCACGCCCACCTTAACACTGCCCCAGTCCCTTCAGTCCGCGTTTTCCGGCCACTCGAGTTTCCTGGTGGAAGATCTGATCCGCATCAGCCGGCCCACAGCCTACTTGCCCCGCAGCGTGCCCGCTGCCGGCCTGTCACCCCCGAGGCGGGACGCCCCCACGGCCCTCGCCGACTCGGGGACCTCGAACCTGGGCTCCCCGGGGGCCGGGGGCCGGCGGGGCAGCTCTCCGCAGACCGCCCTCTCCCCTGCCGGCGAGCCCGCCTTCCTGAAGTTCGGGGTGAATGCCATCCTCGCATCCACGCCCAGAAGAG AAACTTCGCCGGCTTTGCTGCAGAGCCCTCCTCCCAAGACGTTCGCCTTCCCCTACTTCGACGGCTCCTTCCAACCCTTCCTCAGGTCCTCCTACTTCCCAG CGTCCTCCAGCGTCGTGCCCATCCCCGGGACCTTCTCCTGGCCGCTGGCCGCTCGCGGCAAGCCTCGACGGGGCATGCTGCGCAGAGCCGTGTTCTCCGACGTGCAGCgaaaggccctggagaagacctTCCAGAAACAGAAGTACATCAGCAAGCCTGACCGCAAGAAGCTGGCCGCCAAGCTGGGCTTGAAGGACTCGCAG GTGAAAATCTGGTTCCAGAATCGACGTATGAAGTGGCGGAACTCCAAAGAGCGCGAGCTCCTGTCTAGTGGCGGCTGCCGAGAGCAGACCCTTCCCACAAAACTAAACCCTCACCCAGACCTCAGCGATGTAGGCCAGAAGGGCCACGGGGACGAGGAGGAAGACAGCCCCGGTCCCTGCCTGGCATTCCATGAGCCCCCCGACCCCCGACACCTGCTGGAAGGGCCACTGCCTGCCTCCCCGTCGCACTCCAGCAGCCCGGGGAAACCCTCGGACTTCTCTGATTCCGATGAAGATGAGGAGGCCGAGGAGGACGAGGAAATCACTGTGTCCTAG